In Gemmata obscuriglobus, a single genomic region encodes these proteins:
- a CDS encoding PQQ-binding-like beta-propeller repeat protein gives MWLPDKLPAKADPVWETALTAPGLGGVAATSEFVLVSDRELNDTVDVFRCLKATDGKEVWAHRVPAIGRLDYGNSPRATPLIHNDLVYCQGAFGDLACLEQQTGKAKWSLNVRDEFDATDERKWGVCDSPLIAGGNLIVAPGGKDAALAALDPKTGKPVWKVTGALAGYGSFVAAKLGGVFQIVGHDAETLGGWDAKSGKRLWTVKPERRGDFNVPTPLVVGDKLLVTTENNGTRLFGFKGDGIIDPKPVAVNKKLAPDTHTPVVAGAHVFGVWNRLHCLSLTDGLKGVYDEDGTAFSGYCAAVATDARVLIVSRSGDLILFDAAAREYTELGRLSTFGGTDKGVYAHPAFVGTRMYLRGSGAVICLELAP, from the coding sequence GTGTGGCTGCCTGACAAACTCCCCGCCAAAGCCGATCCCGTTTGGGAAACGGCTCTCACCGCTCCCGGTCTTGGTGGTGTTGCGGCTACATCCGAGTTCGTTCTCGTCTCCGACCGCGAACTGAACGACACGGTCGACGTGTTCCGCTGCCTCAAGGCCACGGACGGGAAAGAGGTGTGGGCGCACCGCGTGCCCGCCATCGGACGGCTCGACTACGGCAACTCCCCACGCGCCACACCCCTCATTCACAACGACTTGGTGTACTGCCAGGGTGCGTTCGGCGACCTCGCGTGCCTGGAACAGCAAACCGGTAAGGCGAAGTGGTCGCTGAACGTGCGGGACGAGTTCGACGCGACGGACGAGCGGAAGTGGGGCGTGTGCGACTCGCCGCTGATCGCGGGCGGTAACCTCATCGTGGCCCCCGGCGGGAAAGACGCGGCTCTGGCGGCGCTCGACCCGAAAACCGGGAAGCCCGTCTGGAAAGTCACCGGCGCCCTGGCCGGGTACGGGTCGTTCGTCGCGGCGAAGTTGGGCGGCGTGTTTCAGATCGTCGGGCACGACGCCGAAACGCTGGGGGGATGGGACGCGAAAAGCGGGAAACGGTTGTGGACCGTGAAGCCCGAACGGCGCGGCGACTTCAACGTGCCCACGCCGCTGGTCGTTGGCGACAAACTGCTGGTAACAACCGAGAACAACGGGACGCGGCTGTTCGGGTTTAAAGGCGACGGGATCATCGACCCGAAGCCGGTTGCGGTGAACAAGAAGCTGGCTCCGGACACACACACGCCGGTGGTCGCGGGGGCGCACGTGTTCGGAGTGTGGAACCGGCTCCACTGCTTGAGTCTGACGGACGGTTTGAAGGGCGTGTACGACGAGGACGGGACCGCGTTCTCGGGCTACTGCGCGGCCGTCGCAACCGACGCACGTGTTCTGATCGTCTCACGATCCGGTGACCTGATCCTCTTCGACGCCGCTGCGCGAGAGTACACGGAACTGGGCCGGCTCTCGACCTTCGGCGGGACGGACAAGGGCGTCTACGCCCATCCCGCGTTTGTCGGTACTCGCATGTACCTTCGGGGGAGCGGGGCGGTAATCTGTCTCGAATTGGCCCCGTAG
- a CDS encoding PhnD/SsuA/transferrin family substrate-binding protein — MAADLSRREALATALALTVLPAALGDEKPKPAEKPVVIPENALVVLVMDPLSKDLSCPCVSGYGQRDYDKFGKYLEGKVGRPVAVVYGESLPGALKKSEGKAHLIIGKDSVIRATAPGAKVEVTQLAALTGKDGKTTQTGLVCVAAADKATTPADLKGYTVYFGNAAAEEKSAAAVQILKEFGLEVPARLDTCATCSEGATKVVEESQTGKKVAAVISSYAQPLLEGCGTIKKGALRVIAETDPVPFIAAFATGSLTAAERDTVRAALLAVGKDKDLSAAIETKAGFIEPAKKK; from the coding sequence ATGGCCGCCGATCTGAGCCGCCGCGAGGCGCTTGCAACCGCACTCGCTCTGACCGTCCTGCCCGCCGCGCTCGGCGACGAGAAGCCCAAGCCGGCCGAGAAGCCGGTGGTGATACCCGAAAACGCCCTCGTCGTGCTGGTCATGGACCCGCTGTCCAAGGACCTGTCGTGCCCGTGCGTCAGCGGCTACGGCCAGCGCGACTACGACAAATTCGGCAAGTACCTGGAGGGGAAGGTCGGCCGCCCGGTCGCGGTGGTGTACGGCGAGAGCCTGCCCGGGGCGCTGAAAAAGTCCGAGGGCAAGGCCCACCTGATTATCGGCAAGGATTCGGTGATCCGCGCGACGGCGCCGGGCGCCAAGGTGGAGGTGACGCAGCTCGCGGCGCTCACCGGCAAGGACGGTAAGACCACGCAGACCGGCCTCGTTTGCGTCGCCGCCGCCGACAAGGCGACCACCCCGGCGGACCTCAAGGGGTACACGGTTTACTTCGGGAACGCCGCCGCCGAAGAGAAGAGCGCCGCCGCCGTGCAGATCCTCAAGGAGTTCGGTTTGGAGGTGCCTGCGCGGCTCGACACCTGCGCCACGTGTTCGGAGGGCGCGACCAAAGTGGTCGAGGAGTCGCAGACCGGCAAAAAGGTTGCGGCCGTCATCTCGTCCTATGCGCAACCGCTGCTCGAGGGGTGCGGGACGATCAAGAAAGGCGCCCTGCGCGTCATCGCCGAAACGGACCCGGTGCCGTTCATCGCGGCGTTCGCCACCGGCAGCCTCACCGCCGCCGAGCGCGACACGGTGCGGGCCGCTCTGCTCGCGGTCGGCAAGGACAAGGACCTCAGCGCCGCCATCGAAACGAAGGCGGGGTTCATCGAGCCGGCTAAAAAAAAGTAG
- a CDS encoding WD40 repeat domain-containing protein: protein MFVWQAHRGKIRSLAFSPDGGLLATATGTGRLVSLWNPSTGELVRKLTPPGTDRAAWSVTFASGAPLFAAGLSASVCVWNTADWSPVATLVGQRRWSGPYYEVALGHGPSPGAGGAGSTGVCVWADAVSGPGPRQANPVISTDHTACLDFAPDGTRLATNELAKVELCDPVTGNAVRSFAHTHSRHHGPVKFSPDGTRLAVGYRNTLSVYPVAEDGPPVHCQGHTNAVWAACWSSDGRTLLTASADGTARLWDPTSGDERKSFAWGIGEIRAAAFSADGLLGAAAGADGKVVVWDVDA from the coding sequence ATGTTCGTGTGGCAGGCGCACAGGGGTAAGATCCGGTCGCTCGCGTTCAGCCCCGACGGGGGCTTGCTCGCCACCGCGACCGGCACCGGGCGGCTCGTTTCGCTCTGGAACCCGAGCACCGGCGAGCTGGTGCGCAAGCTCACGCCGCCCGGGACCGATCGGGCGGCGTGGTCGGTGACGTTCGCGTCCGGCGCGCCGCTGTTCGCCGCCGGGCTGTCCGCGTCCGTGTGCGTCTGGAACACCGCGGACTGGTCCCCGGTGGCAACGCTCGTCGGGCAGCGGCGCTGGAGCGGCCCGTACTACGAGGTCGCGCTCGGGCACGGCCCGAGTCCGGGAGCGGGCGGCGCCGGGTCCACCGGCGTGTGCGTTTGGGCCGATGCCGTGAGCGGTCCCGGCCCGCGCCAGGCGAACCCGGTCATCAGCACCGACCACACCGCCTGCCTCGACTTCGCTCCGGACGGTACGCGGTTGGCGACCAACGAACTCGCGAAGGTGGAACTGTGCGACCCGGTCACGGGAAACGCGGTCCGCAGTTTCGCGCACACGCACTCCCGTCACCACGGCCCGGTGAAGTTCTCGCCCGACGGCACCCGGCTCGCGGTCGGCTACCGCAACACGTTGTCGGTCTATCCGGTGGCCGAAGACGGCCCTCCGGTCCACTGCCAGGGGCACACGAACGCGGTGTGGGCGGCGTGCTGGTCGAGCGACGGGCGCACGCTCCTGACCGCGTCCGCGGACGGCACCGCGCGGCTCTGGGACCCGACCTCCGGGGACGAGCGGAAGTCGTTCGCCTGGGGCATCGGTGAGATCCGGGCGGCCGCGTTCAGCGCCGACGGGTTGCTCGGAGCCGCTGCCGGGGCCGACGGCAAGGTGGTCGTGTGGGACGTGGACGCGTGA
- a CDS encoding leucine-rich repeat domain-containing protein, whose amino-acid sequence MRAVAVGARAAGFLALLLLGCGPKPAPPAPVTDTNPSPERPRAVASREKPEEQNRLPPLTETDREKLQALEHAGVTVHGPGADGGCVVRVERTADLAPALATLKGLKCVTEVTFASDRLTDTDLACIAGFEHLRSFGLRDCGRVTGAGFGVLAQLPRLKWVSLVGPVTDEAGPHLGRIKTLETVVLYRTKFTDAGLKELAALPALGSVNVTATPVTGTAFAEPGWSRLREIDATQTAFNAAGLEAVSALPVLGTLTLDATAVTDSGLKHLARARALQELSLADTPVADTGVAALAGVQTLRVLNLERTGVTGAAFATFPVPAELRKLNLAETRFTDASGSHLARLPALTNLSLSGCDVTDAGLARLADLKKLANLDLTGTKAGDGAAEVAGTLAELEVVSFRGTQLTDAGLKAAAHGARLRFLYVRGSKVTKRGAVDAGKVVREGCRIVAE is encoded by the coding sequence GTGAGAGCTGTTGCCGTGGGGGCACGGGCCGCCGGGTTCCTCGCGCTGCTCCTGCTCGGGTGCGGCCCAAAACCAGCACCGCCCGCGCCGGTCACAGATACGAACCCGTCTCCCGAAAGGCCGCGAGCCGTTGCGTCTCGGGAGAAGCCGGAAGAACAGAACCGCCTCCCACCTCTGACCGAGACCGACCGCGAGAAGCTGCAAGCCCTCGAACACGCCGGCGTGACGGTCCACGGCCCCGGGGCCGACGGCGGGTGCGTCGTACGGGTCGAACGCACGGCCGATCTCGCGCCGGCCCTGGCGACCCTCAAGGGGTTGAAATGCGTCACCGAAGTGACGTTCGCGAGCGACCGGCTCACCGACACGGATCTGGCGTGTATCGCCGGTTTCGAGCACCTGCGGTCGTTCGGGCTGCGTGACTGCGGGCGGGTGACCGGCGCGGGGTTCGGCGTACTCGCGCAGCTCCCGCGGCTGAAGTGGGTCAGTCTCGTCGGGCCGGTTACCGATGAGGCCGGGCCGCACCTCGGGCGAATCAAGACGCTCGAAACGGTCGTGCTGTACCGAACGAAGTTCACGGACGCGGGGCTCAAGGAACTCGCCGCGCTCCCCGCCCTCGGCTCGGTGAATGTCACGGCGACGCCGGTGACCGGGACCGCGTTCGCGGAGCCGGGGTGGTCGCGGCTCCGCGAGATCGACGCGACACAAACCGCTTTCAACGCCGCCGGTCTCGAAGCGGTGTCCGCGCTGCCGGTTCTGGGGACGCTGACGCTCGACGCCACCGCGGTCACGGACTCTGGCCTCAAACACCTCGCCCGCGCGCGGGCGCTCCAGGAGCTGAGCCTCGCGGACACGCCCGTCGCCGACACCGGCGTCGCGGCCCTGGCGGGTGTCCAGACGCTCCGCGTGCTGAATCTGGAGCGCACCGGAGTAACGGGCGCGGCGTTCGCGACGTTCCCGGTGCCAGCGGAACTGCGCAAGCTGAACCTGGCCGAGACGAGGTTCACCGACGCGAGCGGCTCGCATCTGGCGCGGCTCCCGGCCCTCACCAACCTGTCGCTGAGCGGCTGCGACGTGACCGACGCCGGGCTGGCGCGGCTCGCCGATTTGAAGAAGCTGGCCAACCTCGATCTCACCGGCACGAAGGCCGGTGACGGCGCGGCCGAGGTGGCCGGCACGCTCGCGGAACTGGAAGTGGTGTCGTTCCGAGGAACGCAGTTGACCGACGCCGGGCTCAAGGCCGCGGCACACGGGGCGCGGCTGCGGTTCCTGTACGTGCGCGGGTCGAAGGTGACGAAACGCGGCGCGGTCGACGCCGGAAAGGTTGTTCGCGAAGGGTGCCGGATCGTGGCGGAATGA
- a CDS encoding FliA/WhiG family RNA polymerase sigma factor, producing the protein MIVTQTETDIQAVWLEYRERPTVELRNRLVERYLSLVKYNAERIWSRLPDGVELDDLISAGVFGLLDAIDAFDLTRGVKFETYCVPRIRGAMLDELRTMDWVPRLVRSKASKMEAARKQLEAALGRPPKPEELSEKLGIPLEQLESYVGDATAVNLVSLNKKWYETDSYKDVREIDILEDKKAESPTGRLQNRDLMKLVTRGLNRNERLIVILYYYEEMTMKEIGATLNLSESRVSQMHSSIVARLQSHLAKRKGEFNDN; encoded by the coding sequence TTGATCGTGACCCAAACCGAGACGGACATCCAGGCCGTTTGGCTGGAGTACCGCGAGCGCCCGACCGTCGAGCTGCGCAACCGGCTCGTCGAACGGTACCTGTCGCTCGTGAAGTACAACGCCGAGCGCATCTGGTCCCGCCTGCCGGACGGCGTCGAACTCGACGACCTGATCAGTGCCGGCGTCTTCGGGTTGCTGGACGCGATCGACGCGTTCGACCTGACCCGCGGCGTCAAGTTCGAAACGTACTGCGTGCCCCGCATCCGCGGCGCCATGCTGGACGAGCTGCGCACCATGGACTGGGTGCCGCGCCTGGTCCGCAGCAAGGCGTCCAAGATGGAGGCGGCGCGCAAACAGCTCGAGGCCGCCCTCGGCCGCCCGCCGAAGCCCGAGGAGCTCTCGGAGAAGCTGGGCATCCCGCTGGAGCAGCTCGAGTCGTACGTCGGCGACGCGACCGCGGTGAACCTGGTCAGCCTGAACAAGAAGTGGTACGAGACGGACAGCTACAAGGACGTCCGCGAGATCGACATTCTCGAGGACAAGAAGGCCGAGAGCCCGACCGGGCGGCTCCAGAACCGCGACCTGATGAAGCTCGTGACGCGGGGGCTGAACCGCAACGAGCGGCTCATCGTCATCCTCTACTACTACGAGGAGATGACGATGAAGGAGATCGGGGCGACGCTCAACCTGAGCGAGTCCCGCGTCTCGCAGATGCACTCCAGCATCGTGGCCCGGTTGCAGTCGCACCTCGCGAAGCGCAAGGGCGAGTTCAATGACAACTGA
- a CDS encoding M28 family peptidase, producing the protein MSQAFGWALGLMLVAVGGVGPLWWLTGCSGPEPQKAQLPTLDDGADPQKKTEFGTGGGADEKGAGVKFDPDRALKYLKQLCDIGPRISATDGMKKQQALVEKHFKDLGATVTRQEFKARQKSRKDDTDFVNLVVSWNPDKAKRVLLCTHYDTRPIADQEANPKNWTKPFVSANDGTSGVAFLMELGHHMKDLKCEYGVDFVLFDGEEYVFETNRMGGGDRYFIGSDHFADEYLKSKDKRKFKYEAGVLFDLFAGKDADLKVEVYSYESAKPLVEQIWGTAKAVGARSFKYERGYEVQDDHLALNRVGIPTVDVIDFDYPHWHKLSDTADKVSGAQLAEVSKVITTWLQKIK; encoded by the coding sequence ATGAGCCAGGCGTTCGGCTGGGCACTCGGGTTGATGCTGGTGGCGGTCGGCGGCGTCGGCCCGCTCTGGTGGCTCACCGGGTGCAGCGGCCCAGAGCCGCAAAAGGCCCAGCTCCCCACACTCGACGACGGGGCCGACCCGCAGAAGAAAACCGAATTCGGCACCGGTGGCGGGGCCGACGAGAAGGGTGCCGGCGTCAAGTTCGACCCGGACCGGGCGCTCAAGTACCTCAAGCAGCTCTGCGACATCGGCCCGCGGATCAGCGCCACCGACGGGATGAAGAAGCAGCAGGCGCTGGTCGAGAAGCACTTCAAGGACCTCGGCGCGACCGTGACCCGGCAGGAGTTTAAAGCGCGCCAGAAGAGCCGGAAGGACGACACCGACTTCGTGAACCTGGTCGTCTCGTGGAACCCCGATAAGGCGAAGCGGGTGCTGCTCTGCACCCACTACGACACCCGCCCGATCGCCGACCAGGAGGCCAACCCGAAGAACTGGACCAAGCCGTTCGTGAGCGCCAACGACGGCACCAGCGGGGTCGCGTTCCTGATGGAGCTGGGGCACCACATGAAGGACCTGAAGTGCGAGTACGGGGTCGACTTCGTCCTGTTCGACGGCGAGGAGTACGTGTTCGAGACCAACCGCATGGGCGGCGGGGACCGGTACTTCATCGGCTCCGACCACTTCGCCGACGAGTACCTGAAGTCGAAGGACAAGCGCAAGTTCAAGTACGAAGCCGGCGTGCTGTTCGACCTGTTCGCCGGCAAGGACGCGGACCTCAAGGTGGAGGTGTACTCCTACGAGTCCGCCAAGCCCCTGGTGGAACAGATTTGGGGGACGGCGAAGGCGGTCGGGGCGCGGTCGTTCAAGTACGAGCGGGGGTACGAGGTGCAGGACGACCACCTCGCGCTCAACCGGGTGGGCATCCCGACCGTGGACGTGATCGACTTCGACTACCCCCACTGGCACAAACTGTCGGACACGGCCGACAAGGTTTCCGGCGCCCAACTGGCCGAGGTGTCGAAGGTCATCACCACATGGCTCCAGAAGATCAAGTGA
- a CDS encoding M24 family metallopeptidase has protein sequence MAPEDQVTARLAHRRADVEAKQRLVAGVLAAMGCEAAVLLMPAHVAWFTAGLSARGLIADSERPGVFTNGRQRWLLCSNVDTHRLFDEELDRLGFQLKEWAWDGGRSELLFNVTTGRTVAADRPFPNVPMANDRLRPLLRALSPFEQEQYRELGAGVAHAVEATARGVHRHESEEEVAGQLGHRLLHRGIEPAVLSVVADARGARFRRAGATAAPVRHTCTIQATGQRDGLYATASRTVTFGPPPDEFRTGFDLALKLAAVYRSFTQPGIAIAPVADAAGALLANTPFEFDARLSQPGYGAGRFAAEELRRAGADEPLVAGQAVVWQPRVGPAACADTVIVTETGYEPVTPPSEWPFKRVTVRGAAHDVPDLLVRPAGDPA, from the coding sequence ATGGCTCCAGAAGATCAAGTGACCGCGCGGCTCGCGCACCGCCGGGCGGACGTCGAGGCGAAGCAGCGGCTGGTCGCCGGGGTGCTCGCGGCGATGGGGTGCGAGGCGGCGGTGCTGCTGATGCCCGCGCACGTGGCGTGGTTCACCGCGGGGCTCAGCGCCCGCGGGCTGATCGCCGACTCCGAGCGCCCGGGCGTCTTCACCAACGGCCGGCAGCGGTGGCTGCTGTGCTCGAACGTGGACACGCACCGGCTCTTCGACGAGGAACTCGACCGGCTCGGGTTCCAGTTGAAGGAGTGGGCGTGGGACGGCGGCCGCTCCGAGCTGCTGTTCAACGTCACGACGGGCCGGACGGTGGCGGCGGACCGGCCGTTCCCGAACGTGCCGATGGCCAACGACCGGCTCCGGCCGCTGCTCCGCGCCCTGTCGCCGTTCGAGCAGGAGCAGTACCGCGAACTGGGGGCCGGGGTGGCGCACGCGGTGGAGGCCACGGCCCGTGGGGTCCACCGGCACGAGAGCGAGGAGGAGGTCGCGGGCCAGCTCGGGCACCGGCTCCTGCACCGGGGCATCGAGCCGGCCGTGCTGAGCGTGGTCGCCGACGCCCGGGGCGCGCGGTTCCGGCGGGCCGGGGCCACGGCCGCGCCGGTCCGGCACACCTGCACCATCCAGGCCACCGGCCAGCGCGACGGGTTGTACGCCACCGCGTCGCGAACGGTGACCTTCGGCCCCCCGCCGGACGAGTTCCGCACCGGGTTCGACCTCGCGCTGAAGCTGGCCGCGGTGTACCGCTCCTTTACGCAGCCCGGGATCGCGATCGCGCCGGTCGCGGACGCGGCCGGCGCGCTCCTCGCGAACACGCCGTTCGAGTTTGACGCCCGGCTGAGCCAGCCCGGGTACGGGGCCGGCCGGTTCGCGGCCGAGGAGCTGCGGCGCGCCGGCGCCGACGAGCCGCTCGTGGCGGGGCAGGCGGTGGTGTGGCAGCCGCGGGTCGGCCCCGCCGCGTGCGCCGACACCGTGATCGTGACCGAAACGGGTTACGAACCGGTCACGCCCCCCTCGGAGTGGCCGTTCAAGCGGGTCACCGTCCGCGGGGCCGCGCACGACGTTCCCGACCTGCTGGTCCGCCCCGCGGGCGACCCGGCGTGA
- a CDS encoding DUF4198 domain-containing protein: MYRMLGAVAVALSAAGLSQAHFPFVVPDAKGDSAKVVFSDALEPDPAVNIEKIANTKLTLRDAGGKESALEWKKDDGFYAVNVPGSGDRVVYGVTDYGVLQKGDAKPFKLVYLPKAAIGTATAKPVGAKLALEVAADGKAGALRFQVLAAGKPLAGSEVTVMLPSGGKKAVTTDKDGYTPAFDATGRYGVYAKHVEAKAGEHAGKKYDEVRTYATLVCDVAK, from the coding sequence ATGTACCGGATGCTCGGAGCCGTTGCGGTCGCCCTGTCCGCCGCGGGGCTGTCGCAGGCGCACTTCCCGTTCGTCGTTCCGGACGCAAAGGGGGACTCCGCGAAGGTGGTGTTCAGCGACGCCCTGGAACCGGACCCCGCGGTGAACATCGAGAAGATCGCGAACACCAAGCTCACGCTCCGCGACGCGGGCGGCAAGGAGTCGGCGCTGGAGTGGAAGAAGGACGACGGGTTCTACGCGGTCAACGTCCCCGGCTCGGGCGACCGCGTCGTGTACGGCGTTACGGACTACGGGGTGCTGCAGAAGGGCGACGCCAAGCCGTTCAAGCTCGTCTACCTCCCGAAGGCCGCGATCGGCACCGCGACGGCGAAGCCGGTCGGCGCGAAGCTGGCCCTGGAGGTGGCGGCGGACGGCAAGGCCGGGGCGCTGCGGTTCCAGGTCCTCGCGGCGGGCAAGCCGCTGGCCGGGTCGGAGGTCACCGTGATGCTGCCGTCCGGCGGCAAGAAGGCCGTGACGACCGACAAGGACGGCTACACGCCCGCGTTCGACGCGACGGGGCGCTACGGCGTGTACGCGAAGCACGTCGAAGCGAAGGCCGGCGAGCACGCGGGCAAGAAGTACGACGAGGTCCGCACCTACGCCACGCTCGTGTGCGATGTCGCGAAGTGA
- a CDS encoding bile acid:sodium symporter family protein, producing the protein MRAGWLSAFLHRRLDWFLVGMAAAVGLAWLFPDPGADGGWMHPEVLTKAGVAVVFFLHGVGLPFAALKAGTLRWPLHLTVQACTFLLFPLMGIGLLALAGDHLPAGLRLGFFYLCALPSTVSSSVALTAAARGNVPAAVFNATLSALLGVLLTPLWLAASVAPGGAGVPLGPVVLDLVIWLVLPLAAGQLLRPWLGGWAARNKRFTQKVDRGTVLLLVYTSFCDSVKRGVWTDQGWETLAVAVAGSALLLVAALLATSAACRLLGFPEEDRIAAVFCGSKKTLASGVPMAALIFGASADTGLILVPIMIYHPLQLVVCGALAGRWARREPEPDTRERSAPPQPIP; encoded by the coding sequence ATGCGTGCCGGTTGGTTGTCTGCTTTCCTCCACCGCCGCCTCGACTGGTTCCTGGTCGGCATGGCCGCCGCCGTCGGGCTCGCGTGGCTGTTCCCTGACCCCGGCGCCGACGGCGGCTGGATGCACCCCGAGGTGCTCACCAAAGCCGGGGTGGCGGTCGTGTTCTTCCTGCACGGCGTCGGGCTGCCGTTCGCGGCCCTCAAGGCCGGCACCCTCCGCTGGCCCCTCCACCTGACCGTCCAGGCGTGCACGTTCCTGCTGTTCCCGCTCATGGGGATCGGGCTGCTGGCGCTCGCCGGCGATCACCTCCCGGCGGGCCTGCGGCTCGGCTTCTTCTACCTGTGCGCGCTGCCGTCCACCGTGTCCTCGTCGGTCGCGCTAACCGCCGCGGCGCGGGGCAACGTGCCGGCCGCGGTGTTCAACGCCACCCTGTCCGCACTGCTCGGCGTGCTGCTCACCCCGCTGTGGCTGGCGGCCAGCGTCGCCCCTGGCGGAGCCGGCGTCCCGCTGGGTCCGGTCGTCCTGGACCTGGTGATCTGGCTCGTCCTGCCGCTGGCGGCGGGGCAGTTGCTGCGGCCGTGGCTCGGCGGGTGGGCGGCGCGGAACAAGCGGTTCACCCAGAAGGTGGACCGCGGGACGGTCCTGCTGCTCGTGTACACCTCGTTCTGCGACTCGGTGAAGCGCGGCGTCTGGACCGACCAGGGGTGGGAGACGCTCGCGGTCGCGGTGGCCGGGTCGGCGCTGCTCCTGGTGGCGGCGCTGCTCGCCACCTCCGCGGCGTGCCGGCTGCTCGGGTTCCCGGAAGAGGACCGGATCGCGGCGGTGTTCTGCGGGTCGAAGAAGACGCTGGCCTCGGGCGTGCCGATGGCCGCCCTGATCTTCGGGGCGAGCGCCGACACCGGCCTGATCCTGGTGCCGATCATGATCTACCACCCGCTCCAGCTCGTCGTCTGCGGGGCGCTCGCCGGCAGGTGGGCGCGGCGTGAGCCGGAACCCGATACGCGAGAGCGAAGTGCGCCTCCCCAACCCATCCCCTGA
- a CDS encoding TolC family protein, whose amino-acid sequence MSRACRVWVRVGVGALLTALLTALLTALVANAQPPEGKKDAPAKKAPEPVSAPEPPPGTILRPGEYPIDLATALKLAGAENPELLLARQRVTEAVAGRQLAAAQALPNLNVGTNFASHRGVLQQSSGNVLKVDRDSLYVGLGAGTVGAGTVSIPGLNYNLNIGAGWYGLLTARQRVTTAAAAADAVRNDVLLRTYLAYLDLLRADGRRAIAARNRDEGAELARLTAAYARAGQGRKADADRAAVELRRRDADLTQSEADTLAASARLCQLLNLDPSTRLKPIDGWVVPAPLVPDPTPLPDLLAVAMMQRPELTARRSEVRETLYQLSLAKVLPFSPNVILGFSAGGFGGGSDLVNTPPGIVLPSGDRGTASRFGNLDGRSDFDAAVFLTFRNLGVGNVAQVRAANSRVKQSQLRELETLNLVRAQVAEGHARTAARFLQIDAAEKAVKSSSDAFDEDLTRIKAGAGFPLEVIDSLRLLGRSRFEYLDAIIDYNRAQVQLWVAVGQPPADALARPVPAGLVPPPVVEVQPGPRPFPVPRTVPLPAKP is encoded by the coding sequence ATGAGCCGCGCGTGTCGGGTCTGGGTCCGGGTCGGTGTGGGCGCGCTGCTCACCGCGCTGCTCACCGCGCTGCTCACCGCGCTGGTCGCCAACGCACAGCCCCCTGAGGGGAAGAAGGACGCTCCCGCCAAGAAGGCGCCGGAGCCGGTGTCCGCCCCCGAACCGCCGCCGGGCACCATCCTCCGGCCGGGCGAGTACCCGATCGACCTTGCCACCGCGCTCAAGCTCGCCGGCGCCGAGAACCCCGAACTGCTGCTCGCCCGCCAGCGTGTTACTGAGGCCGTGGCGGGCCGACAACTCGCCGCCGCCCAGGCGCTCCCGAACCTCAACGTCGGCACCAACTTCGCCTCGCACCGCGGGGTGCTCCAGCAGTCCAGCGGCAACGTCCTCAAGGTGGACCGTGACTCGCTGTACGTGGGCCTTGGGGCCGGCACGGTCGGCGCGGGCACGGTGAGCATCCCCGGGCTGAACTACAACCTCAACATCGGCGCCGGCTGGTACGGGCTGCTCACCGCCCGGCAGCGCGTCACCACCGCTGCCGCCGCCGCGGACGCGGTTCGCAACGACGTGCTGCTGCGGACGTACCTCGCATACCTGGACCTGCTGCGCGCCGACGGGCGCCGGGCCATCGCGGCCAGGAACCGCGACGAGGGCGCCGAACTGGCGCGGCTCACCGCCGCCTACGCCCGAGCCGGGCAGGGCCGCAAGGCCGACGCCGACCGCGCCGCCGTCGAGCTGCGCCGCCGCGACGCCGACCTGACCCAGTCCGAGGCCGACACACTCGCCGCGTCCGCCCGGCTGTGCCAGTTGCTCAACCTCGACCCGTCCACCCGGCTGAAGCCGATCGACGGGTGGGTGGTGCCGGCCCCACTGGTCCCGGACCCGACCCCCCTGCCTGACCTGCTCGCGGTCGCGATGATGCAGCGGCCGGAGCTGACGGCGCGGCGGTCCGAGGTGCGCGAGACGCTGTACCAGTTGTCGCTGGCGAAGGTGCTGCCGTTCTCGCCGAACGTGATCCTGGGGTTCAGCGCCGGCGGGTTCGGCGGCGGCAGCGACCTCGTCAACACGCCCCCCGGGATTGTGCTGCCGAGCGGCGACCGCGGCACCGCGTCGCGGTTCGGGAACCTCGACGGCCGCTCCGACTTCGACGCCGCGGTGTTCCTCACGTTCCGCAACCTGGGCGTCGGCAACGTGGCCCAGGTCCGCGCGGCGAACAGCCGGGTGAAGCAGTCGCAGTTGCGCGAGCTGGAGACGCTCAACCTGGTGCGGGCACAGGTGGCGGAGGGGCACGCCCGGACGGCCGCGCGGTTCCTTCAGATCGACGCCGCCGAGAAGGCGGTGAAGTCCAGCTCCGACGCCTTTGACGAGGACCTGACCCGCATCAAGGCGGGGGCCGGGTTCCCGCTCGAAGTGATCGACAGCCTGCGGCTGTTGGGGCGCTCGCGGTTCGAGTACCTGGACGCGATCATCGACTACAACCGGGCGCAGGTTCAGCTCTGGGTGGCGGTGGGGCAGCCGCCGGCGGACGCCCTCGCCCGCCCGGTGCCGGCGGGCCTCGTGCCGCCGCCGGTGGTCGAGGTGCAGCCCGGCCCGCGCCCGTTCCCGGTGCCCCGGACGGTTCCGCTGCCGGCGAAGCCGTAA